The window GTCGGGCAGCTGGAGGCCGAGCCGTCGGCCCAGCCGGTGCAGTGCGGCGGCGAGCCAGGCCGGATCGGCCAGGAAGGGGTCGGTGTCGCCCTGGGCCTGCTGCCACACACCGATCACGGAGGCGGCGGCGAGCACCACCGCGTACCGGTCGGCGAGGGCGAAGGCGGCGGGGCTGGCGAGGGCGGTCCGGTCCTGGGGGGCGAGGTTCAGGCCCTGCTCCTGGAGCCGGCGCAGCTCGTCCATGAAACGCAGGGCGATGCCGTGCGCCGCGCGTTCCTCGGGGCTGCCGCTGGGCAGTCGGTCGACCGCGGCGACCAGGGTGGCGCTCAGTCCGTCCCGGCCGCTCGCCAGGGTGAGCCGGTCGAACGGGATGCCGGGCAGGTCCTCGCGCGGCCGGAACACGGTGGCGGGCGCCGGTTCGTCGCGGAACCAGGAGCGCCGGGCGAGCCGGGACAGCTGCGGGATGATCGTGGCCTGGCAGGCCGCGGAACCGGCGTGGCCGAGACTGAGCACCGGCAGGTCGCGCACGTGCTTCTGGAAGATCCCGAACTCGCCCTCGCGGACGTAGAAGCGGGCACCGAGCACGATGGACAGGTCGTACATCGCGTCGGTGAGCATCTTGGGCACCAGGTACTTCACCGCGGCCGCGTAGACGCTGGTCTCCTCCGGCAGCACGTGCACCGCGCGGGTCGCGGCCAGCGACAGGCTGTCGCTGATCAGCAGGTCGAGGAAGGTGTTCGCGAGGGTCGACCGGGCGTGCGGGATGTCCATCACGGACTTGCGGTACAGCTGCCTGCCGAGTGCGAAGCCGACGACGGTGCGCAGGGCGGTGTCGGTGGCGCCGATCGCCATGCCGGGGACGGCGCTGCGGGTGATCTGGAAGGCCCGCAGGGCCAGTTCGACGCCCTTGCCCTCCTCGCCGACCAGCGCGGAGGCCGGTACCGGGCAGTCGGTGAAGTCCAGGCCCGACAGGTGGCAGCCGCGCACGCCGACCGCGTCGTAGCGCGGCAGGACCTGGAAGCGGTCCTGGTCGAGGCCGGCCCGTTCGGCGAACACCACGGAGTGGCTGCGGCTGCCGGGGGCCGGGCTGGTACGGCTGAACAGCACCCAGGCGGCGGCGCGGTCGGCGTTGTTGATGACCTGCTTGGCGCCGTTGAGGAGATAGCCGCCGTCGGCCGGGCGGGCCTGGAACTCGTTGCGCACGAAGTCGTTGCCGTGCGCCAGTTCGTGGTAGGCGACGGAGACCTTCTGCCCGTCGAGCAGCAGCTCCGCGAGGCGCCCGCGCTGCTCGGCGGTGCCCGAGCTCCACACGTTGACGGCGGCCATGAACGAGGTCACGCCGTAGCCGAGGCCGAGCGCGATGTCACGCCGGAAGACCTGCCGCAGCACGCGGACCAGGGTGTCGATCCGCTCCAGCCGTCCGCCGTGCTCCGGCGGCACGAAGTCGGCGTTGAGGACCAGTTCGTCCAGGGCCCGCTCGCCGGCCTCGGACAGCTCGGCGCGCTCGTCGGCCTCCAGCAGTCTGGCGTACGACAGTTCGCCGCGCTCGTCCGTGGGGTCGCCGAGCCGGCGCTCCAGCTCGGCGATGCGGGCGACGACCCGCTCCTCCTGGCCGCCGGGCGGGTGCGGTCCGGGTCCGGGGGCGGGCGCTCCGTGCGGCCCGGGGGCCGCGGTACCGATCAGCATGGCGTCCTCTCAGTTCCTCGCGGTCGCCGCGTCGGCCACCGGCTCGGTCGGCTTGCCCGGCAGCCGGTAGGGGTGCAGCGAGAAGAGTTCGCCGGAGCGCCGGGTCGTGTGCAGGTGGTCGAGCAGCGCGTCGTACGCCTCGGTGTCCCCGGTGTCCGGCTCGCCGAGGCGGGTCAGCAGCCGGTCCAGGCCGGCGCGCAGCCACAGGCCGTCGCGCCACAGCGGTTCGGCGCTGGTGCCGGCGAACAGCGGGGCGCTGTGGGTCCACAGGCCGAGGCAGACCGCCGCCGCGTGGCACAGGGTGTAGCGGCGGGCGGTGTCGAACGCGGCGGGCGGGACGTCGCCGATGACGCCCTGCCAACGCTCCATGTCGGTGTGCACGCGGTCGGTGACCTCGGCGATCCGCCGGGCCGCCGCGGCCGCCGGGAGCAGGGCGGGCCGTTCCCCGGCCAGCTCGGTGAGCCGGGCCGCGGAGGCGTCGAGGCCGGCCAGGACGGCGCTGCCGTGCCGGGCCACCAGGGACAGCCGTCCCGGGGCGAGCGCCGGCAGGGGCGCCGACAGGTCGTACGCGGTCTGCGCGCCGGCCAGGTTCCCGGTGCCCCGCCTTCTGCCCCGTACCAGTGAACGGAACTGGTTGACCAGGGAGTTGAGGTTGACCAGGGTGTTGCCGTCGAAGAGGCCGACGATCCGGTGGTCGCGCTCCACCTTCTGGAACATGCCGTTCGCGTGGACGCCCTTGAGGAAGGCACGGGCGCCGAGGAGCCGGGTCAGCTGGGCGAGGACGTCCTCGGTGCCGCTGGGCAGCAGGTACTTGGTGACCGCCGCGGTGACGCTCATCTCGTCGGTCAGGGTGTGCACGAAGCGGGCGGCGACGGTGGCCAGGGCCTCGTGCACGAGGACGTCGGCGGCGGCCGTGCCGAGGGTCCGGCGCGCCTGGGGCAGATCGACCAGGCGGCGCCCGTACAGCTCGCGCCGCTCGGCGAAGTCCTGGGCGAGACGCAGCCCGTGGTCGGCGGCGCCGAGCGAGAGCGCGGCGCACATCGTGCGGGTCAGCTGGAGCGCCTTCAGCACGGTCTCCAGGCCGGTGCCCTCGGTGCCGACCAGCGCGGACCGGGAGACCGGCGCGTCCTGGAAGGCGATGCCGGAGATGTCGGCGCCGCGGATGCCGTGGGTGTGCACCTTGGGCAGGTGGCGGTAGTGGTCCTTGTCCAGCTCGCGCTTGTCGACGAGCAGGACGCTGAATCCGCGCGGGCCGCCGGCCGGGTCGGTGCGGGTGAGCAGGGACAGCAGGCTGCCCCGGGTGGCGTTGTTGATCAGCCACTTCTCGCCGTTGACCAGCCAGCCGTCCGCGCCGTCGGTGCCCCGCACCTCGCCGGCGAGCAGGTCGCTGCCGTGGGCGCGTTCGGTCAGGCCGAGCGAGACGGGCACACCGGCCCGGATGTCGGCACCGAGCCGGGCGGCCTGCTCGGGGGTGCCGGCCACCCATACGCAGACTCCGCCGAGGTAGGTCTTGCCGTGTCCGATGGCGACGGTGAGGTCGCGGCGGGCCACGGCCCGCATCAGCTGGAGCAGCTGCTCGTAGTCGGTCAGCCGGCCGCCGTGCTCGACGGGGACGTAGTGGTCGGGCAGTCCCCAGTCGTCCAGGCGCCGGCAGACGGCGGCCGGGAACTCCTCCTTCTCGTCCAGCTCGACGGAGCGGGCGTGCGAGAACCAGCCGCTGGGATCGCCGGGGTCGCCGAGGAACCGGTCCAGTTCCTCGGCGAGCCGGTAGGGCGTGTCGCGCATGTCAGACCGCCGGGGCGAGCGAGGAGCCGGTGGCGTCGGCGACGATCTGGCGGACCGCCGGTTCGAGCACCTCGTACAGCGGGGTGAGCGCGCCCTCGAGGAACAGCTTGCGCATCAGGGTGCGCTGGATCTTCCCGCTGGTGGTCTTGCGGACGGTGCCGGGCCGCACCAGGACCACGTTGCCCGCCGGGATCTGGAGGTCCTGGC of the Streptomyces sp. 1222.5 genome contains:
- a CDS encoding acyl-CoA dehydrogenase, yielding MLIGTAAPGPHGAPAPGPGPHPPGGQEERVVARIAELERRLGDPTDERGELSYARLLEADERAELSEAGERALDELVLNADFVPPEHGGRLERIDTLVRVLRQVFRRDIALGLGYGVTSFMAAVNVWSSGTAEQRGRLAELLLDGQKVSVAYHELAHGNDFVRNEFQARPADGGYLLNGAKQVINNADRAAAWVLFSRTSPAPGSRSHSVVFAERAGLDQDRFQVLPRYDAVGVRGCHLSGLDFTDCPVPASALVGEEGKGVELALRAFQITRSAVPGMAIGATDTALRTVVGFALGRQLYRKSVMDIPHARSTLANTFLDLLISDSLSLAATRAVHVLPEETSVYAAAVKYLVPKMLTDAMYDLSIVLGARFYVREGEFGIFQKHVRDLPVLSLGHAGSAACQATIIPQLSRLARRSWFRDEPAPATVFRPREDLPGIPFDRLTLASGRDGLSATLVAAVDRLPSGSPEERAAHGIALRFMDELRRLQEQGLNLAPQDRTALASPAAFALADRYAVVLAAASVIGVWQQAQGDTDPFLADPAWLAAALHRLGRRLGLQLPDLPDSCEQRLHDEVLRRFDETRSYDLYNAPLAG
- a CDS encoding acyl-CoA dehydrogenase family protein codes for the protein MRDTPYRLAEELDRFLGDPGDPSGWFSHARSVELDEKEEFPAAVCRRLDDWGLPDHYVPVEHGGRLTDYEQLLQLMRAVARRDLTVAIGHGKTYLGGVCVWVAGTPEQAARLGADIRAGVPVSLGLTERAHGSDLLAGEVRGTDGADGWLVNGEKWLINNATRGSLLSLLTRTDPAGGPRGFSVLLVDKRELDKDHYRHLPKVHTHGIRGADISGIAFQDAPVSRSALVGTEGTGLETVLKALQLTRTMCAALSLGAADHGLRLAQDFAERRELYGRRLVDLPQARRTLGTAAADVLVHEALATVAARFVHTLTDEMSVTAAVTKYLLPSGTEDVLAQLTRLLGARAFLKGVHANGMFQKVERDHRIVGLFDGNTLVNLNSLVNQFRSLVRGRRRGTGNLAGAQTAYDLSAPLPALAPGRLSLVARHGSAVLAGLDASAARLTELAGERPALLPAAAAARRIAEVTDRVHTDMERWQGVIGDVPPAAFDTARRYTLCHAAAVCLGLWTHSAPLFAGTSAEPLWRDGLWLRAGLDRLLTRLGEPDTGDTEAYDALLDHLHTTRRSGELFSLHPYRLPGKPTEPVADAATARN